One genomic region from Balaenoptera musculus isolate JJ_BM4_2016_0621 chromosome X, mBalMus1.pri.v3, whole genome shotgun sequence encodes:
- the LOC118888965 gene encoding guanine nucleotide-binding protein G(I)/G(S)/G(O) subunit gamma-5-like — translation MFESTDSIQWKLGVIKHGAEWFTVLIAFVPYNYPWRTHHRSTDGLPICPALACAVSGSSSVAAMNKVVQQLRLEAGLNRVKVSQAAADLKQFCLQKAQHDPLLTGVSSSTNPLRPQKVCSFL, via the exons ATGTTTGAGAGTACAGATAGTATTCAGTGGAAATTGGGAGTCAtcaa GCATGGTGCTGAGTGGTTTACAGTCCTTATTGCATTTGTTCCTTACAATTACCCTTGGAGGACCCACCACCGATCCACCGACGGATTGCCGATCTGCCCAGCTCTCGCGTGCGCCGTGTCTGGTTCCTCCAGCGTCGCCGCTATGAATAAAGTGGTTCAACAGCTCCGGCTGGAGGCCGGGCTCAACCGCGTGAAGGTTTCCCAGGCAGCTGCAGATTTGAAACAATTCTGTCTGCAGAAGGCTCAACATGACCCCCTGCTCACTGGAGTATCTTCAAGTACAAATCCCCTCAGACCTCAGAAAGTCTGTTCCTTTTTGTAG
- the EIF2S3 gene encoding eukaryotic translation initiation factor 2 subunit 3, whose protein sequence is MAGGEAGVTLGQPHLSRQDLNTLDVTKLTPLSHEVISRQATINIGTIGHVAHGKSTVVKAISGVHTVRFKNELERNITIKLGYANAKIYKLDDPSCPRPECYRSCGSSTPDEFPTDIPGTKGNFKLVRHVSFVDCPGHDILMATMLNGAAVMDAALLLIAGNESCPQPQTSEHLAAIEIMKLKHILILQNKIDLVKESQAKEQYEQILAFVQGTVAEGAPIIPISAQLKYNIEVVCEYIVKKIPVPPRDFTSEPRLIVIRSFDVNKPGCEVDDLKGGVAGGSILKGVLKVGQEIEVRPGIVSKDSEGKLMCKPIFSKIVSLFAEHNDLQYAAPGGLIGVGTKIDPTLCRADRMVGQVLGAVGALPEIFTELEISYFLLRRLLGVRTEGDKKAAKVQKLSKNEVLMVNIGSLSTGGRVSAVKADLGKIVLTNPVCTEVGEKIALSRRVEKHWRLIGWGQIRRGVTIKPTVDDD, encoded by the exons ATGGCGGGGGGTGAGGCTGGTGTGACTCTAGGGCAGCCGCACCTTTCTCGGCAAGATCTCAACACTTTG GATGTTACCAAGTTGACGCCACTTTCACATGAAGTTATCAGCAGACAGGCCACAATTAATATAG GTACAATTGGTCATGTAGCTCATGGGAAGTCTACGGTTGTAAAAGCTATTTCTGGAGTTCACACTGTCAGGTTCAAAAATGAACTAGAAAGAAATATTACAATCAAACTTGGCTATGCTAATGCTAAG ATTTATAAACTTGACGACCCAAGTTGTCCTCGGCCAGAATGTTATAGATCCTGTGGAAGTAGTACACCCGATGAGTTTCCTACAGATATTCCAGGGACCAAAGGGAACTTCAAATTAGTCAG aCATGTTTCCTTTGTTGACTGTCCTGGCCACGATATTTTGATGGCTACTATGCTGAATGGTGCCGCAGTGATGGATGCAGCTCTTCTGTTGATAG CTGGTAATGAGTCTTGTCCTCAGCCCCAGACTTCTGAACACCTGGCTGCTATAGAAATCATGAAACTGAAGCATATTTTgattctacaaaataaaattgatttggtAAAAGAAAGCCAGGCTAAAGAACAGTATGAACAGATCCTTGCATTTGTACAAG GTACAGTAGCAGAAGGAGCTCCTATTATTCCAATTTCTGCTCAGCTAAAATACAATATTGAAGTTGTCTGTGAGTACATAGTAAAGAAAATTCCAGTACCCCCAAGAGACTTTACTTCAGAACCCCGACTTATTG ttattagaTCCTTTGATGTCAACAAACCTGGCTGTGAAGTTGATGACCTTAAGGGGGGTGTAGCTGGTGGTAGTATTCTAAAAGGAGTATTAAAG gTGGGTCAGGAGATAGAAGTCAGACCTGGTATTGTTTCCAAAGATAGTGAAGGAAAGCTCATGTGTAAACCCATCTTTTCCAAAATTGTATCACTTTTCGCAGAGCATAATGATCTTCAGTATGCTGCTCCAGGAGGTCTTATTG gaGTTGGAACAAAAATTGACCCCACTTTGTGCCGGGCTGACAGAATGGTGGGGCAGGTACTTGGTGCAGTTGGAGCTTTACCTGAGATCTTCACAGAACTGGAAATTTCCTATTTCCTGCTTAGACGGCTTCTAGGTGTACGCACTGAAGGAGACAAGAAAGCAGCAAAA GTGCAAAAGCTGTCTAAGAATGAAGTGCTTATGGTGAACATAGGATCCCTGTCGACAGGAGGAAGAGTTAGTGCAGTCAAGGCTGATTTGGGCAAAATCGTTTTGACTAATCCTGTGTGCACAGAAGTAGGAGAAAAAATTGCACTTAGCCGaagagttgagaaacactggcg tttAATTGGTTGGGGTCAAATAAGAAGAGGAGTGACAATCAAGCCAACAGTAGATGATGACTGA